From the genome of Phoenix dactylifera cultivar Barhee BC4 chromosome 17, palm_55x_up_171113_PBpolish2nd_filt_p, whole genome shotgun sequence:
AGAAGCCTTGTAATGCGTTGTGTGATACGTGTAGGAGTTTAGATAGGGAAGAGAGGCCAAGAATCTCTATGGGTATAGGGCCTGTAAGCTGATTGTGGGAGAGATCTAGTGACTGCAAGTTCTTGCAGTTTCCAAGGTGGGTTGGAATGGTTCCATTCAATGTGTTTCCTCCCAGATAGAGTTCATTCAACTGACTAATGTTTCCCAGTGAAGGTGGAATTTGGCCGGAGAAGGAGTTTAGAGACATATCGAGCTGATGCAGTGCTTTAAGATATCCAAGAGAGGCAGGGATATTACCTGTGAGAAGGTTTGCACCCATGTAAAGTACAGCCAGGTTTTTCAGATTCCCTATATCTGAAGGCAGCCTTCCAGATATCTGGTTATTCTCAAACAAAAGGAGACGCGTATCTGTGGAGAGGTTGGATATGGAGTTGGGTAAGACACCAGCGAGGTAATTTTCGCCGATATGTAGTACTGTCATTTTGCTGCAGTTGGTTAGAGCAGTGAGGAAGCTCCAATCATCGGCATCCTTGGCTACTAGTTGGTTCCACCAAAGTGCCAGGACTGACAAGTTCAAGGTTCCAAGATTATGAGGGATTTTTCCATGGAGATTGTTCCTTTGTAACTGAATTGAAACCAGTCCAGAAGCATTGGATAATGAAGAAGGGATAAGTCCGATGAAGTGATTGCCGCCCATCTGGAGATCTATGAGGTTGGGAAGAGTGCTGCCTATGTCAGATGGGATAGTCCCTCCGAGACTGTTAAACGAAAGACCCAAGACACGGATGCTTGAGAGATTGTAGAGACAGGGAGGAATCATGCCTGATAACTGGTTTTCTTGTACACCGAGGGCAGCAAGAGAGGGAAGACGACATAATGAAGATGGAATGCCCCCCGACAGAGCGTTGCTTACAAGACCAAAAGTGATGACGGAGGTCAGGTTCGCTACCCAATGTGGGATGCCGCCCGTAATCATGTTTTGCGACAAGTCGAGGTAGTCCAAAGAGGAGAGGTTGGCCAAAGATGTTGGCATGGCTCCCGTAAGATTATTCGATCGGAGGATCAAGCCGATGAGCTGAGGAAGTGATCCCAACTCATGGGGCACTTGTCCGTTGAGGAGGTTCTTACCTAGGTCAAGCGAAATCAGATGTCTGCAGTTGCCAAGACTGGATGGAATTTGTCCTTCTAGAGAATTCACGCTTAGGTTGAGAAGTCGCAGTCGATGCAAATGGCCGAGCTCTTGAGGGATGGATCCGTCGAGTTTGTTCTCTTGGAGACTCAGTCTTCTGAGGAAGGCGAGGTTGGCTACGGATGGTGATATGGTTCCGGCCAGGCCAAGGGAGGGTAAATCCAGAGCAATGACCCTCTCAGGGTGCCGACTACCACATGTGACGCCTTGCCACTGGCAGAAATGAAGCGACTTGTTGTCCCAGGAGGACAGAGCCCCATATGGATCATCATATATATTGGacttgaatgaaatgagagctgAGTGGTCGCTTACGCTTTTTCTGTTGTTCCCCGCCGAGGAGGTTGCAGTGCTGGTGGTGATAGCAGGAGATTGGGGAGATGAAAGCACAAAAGGACACAAGAGTAGAAGAGTTGCACACATGAGAGAGGAGCACCAAGAGCATGCCCTCTGCGAGTTGGAGAGATATCCCATGCGCGCTCCTAGGAAGTCGATCGAGAGGAAAACAATAAACCACATAGCTTGGTGGAGGCTTTGGATGAAGCCTTCTAAGAGCAGGCAAACTTTATAGTAGGATTTCTGGGCCGGTGGATATCTGGAGTCGTCTGTCTTTAGACGGACTTGGCTTGGGCGGCGGGTCCACGCGAAATATTTTAGTCCCACGTTGCTTCAAGGAGGAAAAGgcctcttatttggttgaattttttttaaaaaaaaaaatatatcattttttttggaataagttttcatattttataaagaAGAAAATTTACGAGGAACATGGAAaagctaaaaatttaaattttttttccaaaactactcttttaagccatcaaaatttatggataatatttttttattaaggatataatagatatttttcacaattttgctaagaaattagatgctcaaccaaatataagtcatTTTAGATTGTACTGTTTTCTCATTGTCAGCCAAAGATGTCAAAATTATTTTCTTAGATATCATATGTTTTTGAAATCagtttttcagaaaaaataatCCAGTAAAAAAATTTTTGTTGCAAACTAAAGTTGTCCTAAGATTTAAACTGGTATTCTATTCATTTAATGAATGGAGGTAAAATTGAAAGTAATGCCGTTTCCGTACCCAGGCCATCATATAGCTtcatttggtttttttttttttttttttggctaataaAGTCATCAAGCATGGCAAATTGACTCTCCAGTTTCAAAACTTATGTTCACTGTCCCGGAGGGATGTAGGGAGTTGTCGATCGTGGGGAAagttgaataagatattaaagcTCTTCTCTCTCTGTAGTGGAAAAACGTGCGGAAGACTTcgtttttcttttgctttttcgGTCGCCCGGTAATTAAGTCCTCGTACTCCTCTTTCCTGGGCACATCGGGCGAAAATTCTTGGACTGTGTGCAGGTGGCAATGCAGCATGAGGTAAACTCTCTGTTGCCTGGATGGGGAACGGATGTTAATCTTGGTGTGACATGCACAAGATTATTTGCCAGCTGGGTTGGTCCTCCAAGAGTACGTAAAATGCCTAAGGTCCTGTTTGGGGCTTttagagggccagaaagcactttttagctttccaaaagtacttttagatgaaaaactgtgtttggtaaatttttcaaaaagctatttcagcttttgcgggaagctgaaaacagcttttgggaggaagctccaatttggagcttttggaaggaagctgtttcagctttttcggaaagctgtatttttgacaaaaatgttcatattaaaataatatattaatgtattatattacattacattataatacattaatatgttattttaaataatttaatattatgttatattatgagaaattaatttatacta
Proteins encoded in this window:
- the LOC103724158 gene encoding receptor kinase-like protein Xa21, with product MGYLSNSQRACSWCSSLMCATLLLLCPFVLSSPQSPAITTSTATSSAGNNRKSVSDHSALISFKSNIYDDPYGALSSWDNKSLHFCQWQGVTCGSRHPERVIALDLPSLGLAGTISPSVANLAFLRRLSLQENKLDGSIPQELGHLHRLRLLNLSVNSLEGQIPSSLGNCRHLISLDLGKNLLNGQVPHELGSLPQLIGLILRSNNLTGAMPTSLANLSSLDYLDLSQNMITGGIPHWVANLTSVITFGLVSNALSGGIPSSLCRLPSLAALGVQENQLSGMIPPCLYNLSSIRVLGLSFNSLGGTIPSDIGSTLPNLIDLQMGGNHFIGLIPSSLSNASGLVSIQLQRNNLHGKIPHNLGTLNLSVLALWWNQLVAKDADDWSFLTALTNCSKMTVLHIGENYLAGVLPNSISNLSTDTRLLLFENNQISGRLPSDIGNLKNLAVLYMGANLLTGNIPASLGYLKALHQLDMSLNSFSGQIPPSLGNISQLNELYLGGNTLNGTIPTHLGNCKNLQSLDLSHNQLTGPIPIEILGLSSLSKLLHVSHNALQGFFPSEIGSLINVNDLDVSENRLYGEIPDSIGDHPDTVGNLKGLQFLDLSSNNLSGHVPEYFQMFHSLQFLNLSFNNLEGDVPLGGVFANMSAFSLIGNRKICGGIHELHLSPCPSTQPHGKKHKATILVVIIAVASGVLGVTLILFFVLHYRTRKTRMRRSSMAAMRTEYVRVSYTELVSATDGFSSANLIGVGGFGSVYKGVMDWDGPPLAVKILNLQQQGASRSFIAECEALRSIRHRNLVKIITACSSVDFRGNDFKALVLEFMENGSLERWLHPEVNEQCPMSNLNLEQRVSIAIDVASALDYLHHHSPVPIVHCDLKPSNILLDGDMTARVSDFGLAKFLSESTDSFSISASWAAIKGSVGYIAPEYGLGSQVSTQGDVYSYGILLLEMFTGRRPTDETFNESLDLHRFAEMAFPSQILNIVDPQLIREEEYEIIDEIQQRWAEQDRIQECLISVINIGLQCSSKLLKERMHTGDILKKMTAARQILCRV